The window CGACGGCCAAAGAAGCAAGGAAGAACGGCAGCGCCATGCCCAGGGAATAGGTTGAAAGCAGCATCATCCCTTCTCTGGCGCTCTGATTGGCCCCCGCCATCATCAGAATGGACCCCAGGATCGGCCCCACGCACGGGGTCCATCCAACGGCAAACGTGACGCCGACCAATGTGGTGCCCAGATAACCGGCTGGTTTGTTCCGAATGTGAATCGAAAAATCCTTCATCAGGAAGGGCAGCCGAAGCTTATATGACAGGGCGATTACGATACCGAACAGAACGATGAGTATTCCTCCCACCTTCTTGATAACATCGCCGTAGTCATAAAACAGGCCCCCGATCGTGCTGAACGAAAATCCGAGCGCCACGAACGCGATCGAGCACCCGAGGATGAAAAAGAGGCTGTGTATGATCACCCGCCGACGGTAGACCGGCTGGTTATCAATGGCGATCTGATCGTAACTGAGACCCGTTATGAAGCTGAGGTAGGAAGGAAAAAGAGGTAGGGTGCAAGGAGAAAGGAAGGTCAGAACGCCCGCTGTAAAAGCGATGAACAGCGTCACATCAGCCACTTCAATACCCCCTTTGCCGGACCCTACCGCCCCGCCTTAACAGGCCGTTAAGGTCATTCGTCTCATTTCCCGCCAATTCAACGACTTCTAGTCGTTCACGTCTTTGCTCACCGATGTGGATTTGTCCGAGTCCCCGACCCGGCATGCGTCCCTCATTCACGTGCTTACGCCCAACTTGGGCAAGACATACGCCTGAAGCAAAAACCATATCACGACAATGCCTACTACAACCAGCAAATCTCTCATTCTTAGTCCCAACACACGGTTGAAATTAGATTACGCTCAGGAGAAGGGCGACGATGAAGGGCTGCACCCCGACCCTTTGGACGACATTACTCCCCCTTCCGATCCCGTACACGAGGCAAAAGCCGACATCAGCCTCTTGGGACTTCCTGCCCCGCACTTGGGACACTTCACGTCCGCTTCTTTTCCCAGTGATACGATCTCCTCGAATTGGTGCGCACACTCGGAACAACAATACTCATATAACGGCATCCAATATCTCCTTGCTTTTCCTCTCGACCTGCCACGCGCCGGCGCGTAGGAAGGAACGACATCGATCCAAACAATATGATCTTTATCTAAACACTCTTGAGCCCATTTTCAAGGGATATTCTCATTCCCTTCTTTGGACTCGACGCTGACTCACGTGTCGGCGTCACCCTGCATCTTATCGGAACGAACCGTTCCGAAGACCTACCCTCACGAAAAACCCGACTTAGAGCCGCATCCCGACCCGATCTCCCGGCCGAAAGGCTTCGTCGCGTTGCGTTTGGATAACCCTACGGGCGCTGCGTGTTTACCGTGACAGTGCGGGCATCTGACGCACGAAAACCATTTCGTCTTAGCAGGGGAACTGAAGTACCGACCGCAATCCGAACACAAATATGTATAGTCTTCTTTCATGCATTCCTCCTTAGCATTCCAGCCTCGATGCTGGTTTCATGCCTTCGTTCAAATCGAACCTCTATATATAGAGCCGGTAAAATCCAATCGGTTACCGAATTGTTCGATCATCGGCCATCCTCGACCCATCCAGCTTATGGCCGATCTTTCACCGCCTCCAATCCGAGCAACAAAACCCTTGGAGAAAGGTCCGTCAGCCGCGCCGCCAGATTCGGCCAGCATCCCCTGCCCCCAACGTGGAGCCACCCTCCGACAT is drawn from Deltaproteobacteria bacterium and contains these coding sequences:
- a CDS encoding sulfite exporter TauE/SafE family protein — its product is MADVTLFIAFTAGVLTFLSPCTLPLFPSYLSFITGLSYDQIAIDNQPVYRRRVIIHSLFFILGCSIAFVALGFSFSTIGGLFYDYGDVIKKVGGILIVLFGIVIALSYKLRLPFLMKDFSIHIRNKPAGYLGTTLVGVTFAVGWTPCVGPILGSILMMAGANQSAREGMMLLSTYSLGMALPFFLASLAVGHFLPLLNRLKRWLPLFNGFAGALLIIVGVLIFTDSFATLNSYLQGIVPEWVGQKL
- a CDS encoding zinc ribbon domain-containing protein gives rise to the protein MPLYEYCCSECAHQFEEIVSLGKEADVKCPKCGAGSPKRLMSAFASCTGSEGGVMSSKGSGCSPSSSPFS